Proteins from a single region of Sebastes umbrosus isolate fSebUmb1 chromosome 8, fSebUmb1.pri, whole genome shotgun sequence:
- the LOC119493032 gene encoding methyltransferase-like protein 27: protein MADYCRTEVDARIAFQSCKSPDAKDRMQFYDSWAENYEKDHSLMSYRAPHLAVEFLSDNFSGNPEEAWVLDVACGSGWVAKLMVKLGFRNFVGVDGSKGMLEQAAKTNFYQDLKLALLGTEPLPAQTCMFDVVIIVGALDVGFAPVSVVRELCAAAKPGGFVCMARGDHRGTPANDYKKDLERELQLMEEEGLWSPVGLKLSEKYMEDPHLNINGVNDLQKEERYLSGSVYLYKKSIH from the exons ATGGCTGACTACTGCAGAACTGAGGTCGATGCGAGGATTGCATTTCAGTCCTGTAAAAGTCCTGATGCAAAAGACCGAATGCAGTTCTACGACAGCTGGGCAGAAAACTATGAAAAG gaTCACAGCCTGATGAGCTACAGAGCACCACACCTTGCAGTAGAATTCCTGTCTGATAACTTCTCCGGGAATCCAGAAGAAGCTTGGGTTCTGGACGTCGCCTGTGGGTCTGGATGGGTCGCTAAACTG ATGGTTAAACTGGGCTTCAGGAATTTTGTGGGAGTGGACGGCAGTAAAGGCATGCTGGAACAAGCTGCTAAAACCAACTTCTATCAGGACCTTAAATTGGCCTTACTGGGAACAGAACCACTGCCTGCACAGACTT GTATGTTTGATGTGGTGATCATCGTCGGTGCTCTGGATGTTGGTTTTGCACCAGTCAGTGTTGTCAGGGAGCTCTGTGCCGCCGCCAAACCAG gAGGTTTTGTCTGCATGGCGAGAGGCGACCACAGAGGAACACCAGCAAATGATTACAAGAAGGATctggagagagagctgcagctgatggaggaggagggactgTGGAGTCCAGTAGGACTCAAACTGTCCGAAAAATACATGGAAGACCCACATCTGAACATTAACGGAGTCAATGACCTGCAGAAGGAGGAGCGATACCTCAGCGGGAGTGTTTATCTGTACAAGAAATCCATCCATTAA
- the LOC119493031 gene encoding kelch-like protein 20 isoform X1, which yields MGVYNEQGAALDEPVSRHTMIKESKGGRRRRTSPTVSPRRQHSKLPPKDVFNDMMFVVGGWTQNDPSCLVEQFCPEYNEWRTAARMVNSRGQVAVGTLDGMIYTVGGEDHLRCYSSVERYNPDTDSWSTDVAPLSRPRSGVCLVEMDGYLYAIGGHDGIAAINTVERYDPKMNTWSKQAAMLTRRTRAVAAVLEGHLYVIGGNDGDMALNSVERYNPVDGSWSICAHMLSPRENAGCAVYLGRIYVAGGRDELNLELCGAEKFDPDNMRWTPVKRMRSKRDNMSLVVFNGALMAVGGSDGVTNLKTIEAYCHDTNTWRHFGSMKSKHPGGRVAVLC from the exons ATGGGGGTGTACAATGAGCAAGG GGCGGCCCTGGACGAACCAGTGTCTCGCCATACGATGATCAAAGAGAGCAAAGGAGGGCGCCGTCGCCGCACGTCACCCACTGTCTCCCCTCGCAGACAGCACAGCAAACTTCCCCCCAAAGACGTCTTCAATGACATGATGTTTGTGG TTGGGGGATGGACCCAAAACGACCCATCCTGTTTGGTAGAACAGTTCTGTCCAGAGTACAACGAATGGAGAACAGCAGCACGCATGGTCAACAGTCGTGGCCAAGTGGCGGTGGGCACACTGGATGGAATGATCTACACCGTGGGAGGGGAGGATCACCTCCGCTGTTACAGCAGCGTGGAGAG GTACAACCCCGACACAGACAGCTGGAGTACAGATGTAGCACCCTTGAGCAGGCCCCGCAGCGGAGTGTGTCTGGTGGAGATGGACGGATACCTGTACGCTATTGGAGGACACGACGGCATTGCTGCCATAAATACTGTGGAGAG gTATGACCCCAAAATGAACACATGGAGCAAGCAGGCAGCGATGCTGACCAGACGCACCAGAGCAGTGGCCGCTGTGCTGGAGGGTCACCTGTACGTGATCGGAGGGAATGATGGTGACATGGCTCTGAACTCAG TGGAGCGGTACAACCCTGTAGACGGTAGCTGGTCGATATGCGCCCACATGCTGAGTCCCAGGGAGAATGCCGGGTGCGCCGTGTACCTGGGACGCATCTACGTGGCCGGGGGCAGAGACGAGCTCAACCTGGAGCTCTGCGGTGCGGAGAAGTTTGACCCGGACAACATGAGGTGGACTCCTGTCAAACGCATGAGGAGCAAGAGGGACAAT ATGTCCCTTGTTGTGTTCAACGGCGCCTTGATGGCTGTGGGAGGCTCTGATGGTGTCACCAATCTGAAAACAATAGAAGCGTACTGTCATGACACCAACACATGGAG
- the LOC119493031 gene encoding kelch-like protein 20 isoform X2, with protein sequence MIKESKGGRRRRTSPTVSPRRQHSKLPPKDVFNDMMFVVGGWTQNDPSCLVEQFCPEYNEWRTAARMVNSRGQVAVGTLDGMIYTVGGEDHLRCYSSVERYNPDTDSWSTDVAPLSRPRSGVCLVEMDGYLYAIGGHDGIAAINTVERYDPKMNTWSKQAAMLTRRTRAVAAVLEGHLYVIGGNDGDMALNSVERYNPVDGSWSICAHMLSPRENAGCAVYLGRIYVAGGRDELNLELCGAEKFDPDNMRWTPVKRMRSKRDNMSLVVFNGALMAVGGSDGVTNLKTIEAYCHDTNTWRHFGSMKSKHPGGRVAVLC encoded by the exons ATGATCAAAGAGAGCAAAGGAGGGCGCCGTCGCCGCACGTCACCCACTGTCTCCCCTCGCAGACAGCACAGCAAACTTCCCCCCAAAGACGTCTTCAATGACATGATGTTTGTGG TTGGGGGATGGACCCAAAACGACCCATCCTGTTTGGTAGAACAGTTCTGTCCAGAGTACAACGAATGGAGAACAGCAGCACGCATGGTCAACAGTCGTGGCCAAGTGGCGGTGGGCACACTGGATGGAATGATCTACACCGTGGGAGGGGAGGATCACCTCCGCTGTTACAGCAGCGTGGAGAG GTACAACCCCGACACAGACAGCTGGAGTACAGATGTAGCACCCTTGAGCAGGCCCCGCAGCGGAGTGTGTCTGGTGGAGATGGACGGATACCTGTACGCTATTGGAGGACACGACGGCATTGCTGCCATAAATACTGTGGAGAG gTATGACCCCAAAATGAACACATGGAGCAAGCAGGCAGCGATGCTGACCAGACGCACCAGAGCAGTGGCCGCTGTGCTGGAGGGTCACCTGTACGTGATCGGAGGGAATGATGGTGACATGGCTCTGAACTCAG TGGAGCGGTACAACCCTGTAGACGGTAGCTGGTCGATATGCGCCCACATGCTGAGTCCCAGGGAGAATGCCGGGTGCGCCGTGTACCTGGGACGCATCTACGTGGCCGGGGGCAGAGACGAGCTCAACCTGGAGCTCTGCGGTGCGGAGAAGTTTGACCCGGACAACATGAGGTGGACTCCTGTCAAACGCATGAGGAGCAAGAGGGACAAT ATGTCCCTTGTTGTGTTCAACGGCGCCTTGATGGCTGTGGGAGGCTCTGATGGTGTCACCAATCTGAAAACAATAGAAGCGTACTGTCATGACACCAACACATGGAG